One Luteolibacter rhizosphaerae DNA segment encodes these proteins:
- a CDS encoding type II toxin-antitoxin system VapC family toxin, with translation MIHLDTNLLVELVSVGSPGAVIVRGWIAGGEDVGTSAIAWSEFCNGPLSSGQKDAAFAVLDGNIQDFTWREGEQAARLFNLAGRRKGSHSDCMIAASALTTGSRLATRNTADFARFVSHGLVLESLGV, from the coding sequence ATGATCCATCTGGATACCAACCTGCTCGTGGAGCTGGTTAGCGTGGGTTCGCCGGGTGCGGTGATCGTGCGCGGGTGGATTGCAGGTGGAGAAGATGTGGGCACCTCGGCGATTGCTTGGTCGGAGTTCTGCAACGGCCCTTTGTCCTCCGGGCAGAAAGATGCGGCCTTCGCGGTGCTGGATGGTAACATTCAGGACTTCACTTGGCGCGAGGGCGAGCAGGCAGCCCGGCTTTTCAATCTCGCTGGGCGCCGGAAGGGATCCCACTCGGACTGCATGATCGCTGCCTCTGCCCTGACCACCGGCAGCCGTCTGGCCACGAGGAACACTGCCGATTTCGCCCGCTTCGTTTCTCACGGGCTCGTGCTCGAATCACTCGGCGTATGA
- a CDS encoding aminopeptidase, with the protein MHDPRIDQLARQLVRYSTSLQKGEKILLDLYDVPESIGLALIREARAKGAYPLLRLHNSRLNREMQKGAEDEQYKIIAKHLLAEMKDMDAYIAIRGSHNIAESSDVPAANMKLVMKHMRGVIDHRVKKTKWCVLRWPTPSMAQQAGMSTEAFEDFYFDVCLVDYKSLVPAATALKKLMDQTDEVHITGPGTDLKFSIKDIPAIVCAGTHNIPDGEVFTAPVKDSVNGVISYNAPTIYQGIPFDSIKLTFEKGKVVKAESPGKTKEINKILDSDAGARYIGEFALGYNAAIKHPMRDILFDEKIGGSFHFTPGQAYEEADNGNRSQVHWDMVCIQRKDYGGGEIKFDGKVIRKDGVFLPKNLAKLNG; encoded by the coding sequence ATGCACGACCCGCGAATCGATCAGCTCGCCCGCCAACTCGTCCGCTACTCCACCTCCCTGCAGAAGGGTGAGAAGATCCTGCTGGATCTCTACGACGTGCCGGAATCGATCGGTCTGGCCCTGATTCGCGAGGCCCGCGCGAAGGGTGCCTACCCGCTGCTGCGCCTGCACAATTCCCGCCTGAACCGCGAGATGCAGAAGGGCGCGGAGGACGAGCAGTACAAGATCATCGCCAAGCACCTGCTGGCGGAGATGAAGGACATGGACGCCTACATCGCCATCCGCGGTAGCCACAATATCGCGGAAAGCAGCGACGTGCCCGCCGCGAACATGAAGCTCGTCATGAAGCACATGCGCGGCGTGATTGACCACCGCGTGAAGAAGACCAAGTGGTGCGTGCTGCGCTGGCCCACCCCATCCATGGCCCAGCAGGCCGGGATGAGCACCGAGGCCTTCGAGGACTTCTACTTCGATGTCTGCCTGGTGGATTACAAGAGCCTGGTGCCTGCCGCCACCGCGCTGAAGAAGCTGATGGACCAGACCGACGAGGTCCACATCACCGGCCCCGGCACCGACCTCAAATTCTCGATCAAGGACATCCCCGCCATCGTCTGCGCCGGCACCCACAACATCCCGGACGGCGAGGTCTTCACCGCGCCGGTGAAGGACTCGGTCAACGGCGTGATCTCCTACAACGCACCGACGATCTACCAGGGCATCCCCTTCGACTCGATCAAGCTCACCTTCGAGAAGGGCAAGGTCGTGAAGGCCGAGTCCCCCGGCAAGACCAAGGAGATCAACAAGATCCTCGATAGCGATGCCGGTGCCCGCTACATCGGCGAGTTCGCTCTCGGCTACAATGCCGCGATCAAGCATCCGATGCGCGACATCCTCTTCGACGAGAAGATCGGCGGCTCCTTCCACTTCACCCCCGGCCAAGCCTACGAGGAAGCCGACAACGGCAACCGCTCGCAGGTCCACTGGGACATGGTCTGCATCCAGCGCAAGGACTACGGCGGCGGCGAGATCAAGTTCGACGGCAAGGTCATCCGCAAGGACGGCGTCTTCCTGCCGAAGAACCTCGCCAAGCTGAACGGATAA
- the purN gene encoding phosphoribosylglycinamide formyltransferase gives MRLGILGSGSGSNMQAILDGVADGSIPAEIALVMSENPEAYILERAKKAGIPTAVIDCRGFKSKFPEEAQAETAAALKAAGVELVCLAGFMRLVRTPLLKAFPDRIINIHPALLPAFPGLQAWKQALDAGVPETGCTVHYVDGGMDTGPVILQNSVPVLPGDTPESLHARILEAEHRTYPEAIRMVAARLADK, from the coding sequence ATGCGTCTCGGCATTCTTGGCTCCGGTTCCGGTTCGAACATGCAGGCGATCCTCGACGGGGTGGCGGATGGCTCGATCCCGGCGGAAATCGCACTGGTGATGTCGGAGAATCCGGAGGCCTACATTCTGGAGCGTGCGAAGAAGGCGGGCATCCCGACCGCGGTGATCGACTGCCGGGGTTTCAAGTCGAAGTTCCCGGAGGAAGCGCAGGCCGAAACCGCCGCCGCGCTGAAGGCCGCCGGGGTGGAACTGGTCTGTCTGGCCGGCTTCATGCGCCTGGTCCGCACTCCGCTGCTGAAGGCCTTCCCGGACCGCATCATCAATATTCACCCGGCCCTGCTCCCCGCCTTCCCGGGCCTGCAGGCATGGAAACAGGCGCTCGACGCCGGGGTGCCGGAGACCGGCTGCACGGTGCACTATGTGGACGGCGGCATGGATACCGGCCCGGTGATCTTGCAGAATTCCGTGCCGGTGCTGCCCGGAGACACCCCGGAATCCCTGCACGCGCGGATCCTGGAGGCCGAGCACCGGACCTACCCGGAGGCCATCCGGATGGTGGCGGCCCGCCTAGCGGACAAATGA
- a CDS encoding ribbon-helix-helix protein, CopG family, with the protein MSYRMVRTSMSLDTATLETMDALAKRWSVSKAEIMRRAVRTLKAEADRETRKLTPLQALDWLQGGGGLSVKEGEAFKKAIRAERESKKYWWEA; encoded by the coding sequence ATGAGTTACCGCATGGTCAGGACCAGCATGTCGCTGGATACGGCTACGCTCGAGACGATGGATGCTTTGGCCAAGCGATGGTCGGTATCCAAGGCCGAGATCATGCGCCGCGCCGTGCGGACCTTGAAGGCTGAGGCGGATCGCGAAACCCGCAAGCTAACGCCGCTTCAGGCCCTAGACTGGCTGCAGGGTGGGGGCGGCCTTTCGGTGAAGGAAGGAGAGGCCTTCAAGAAAGCCATTCGTGCGGAGCGCGAATCAAAAAAGTACTGGTGGGAGGCATGA